A section of the Acidobacterium capsulatum ATCC 51196 genome encodes:
- a CDS encoding phosphotransferase, translating to MERRTRNPFARPGWIGDGIRWLESVTGIRVAEQNPYEQYNAGHGFTLIRFQMEDGSAYWLKATSGQNARELPVTLALSQLCGRYLPQVIDYRPDWNAWLSREEAVCLETWPEDCNEAQQILCRAVDALAAIQVSTIGSANTLFRAGASDQRPMTLAAGAESFFCYLEEAMGHQTSRKVPRISSARLGELRRLVEDSCARLDALNFPVTVVHGDMNLGNLLIGPEHCQITDWAEAYVGFPLCTLEHLLLLHPYSDPVRQRNEHHALKERYRCLLLAGYDAVQIDEAFVLAPLIAAFSALYGRGTWLTSPARDDPKRQSYARMLARHMDRAARKPAFLGTRCRHSTHAGMASVSA from the coding sequence ATGGAAAGGAGAACCCGGAATCCATTCGCTCGTCCGGGCTGGATTGGCGATGGCATCCGCTGGCTGGAAAGCGTAACGGGCATTCGTGTCGCCGAGCAGAATCCGTACGAACAATACAACGCAGGCCACGGCTTCACTCTGATCCGCTTCCAGATGGAAGACGGCTCGGCGTATTGGCTCAAAGCAACGAGCGGACAAAATGCGCGGGAGCTTCCCGTCACCCTCGCGCTCTCGCAGTTGTGCGGAAGATACCTTCCTCAGGTCATCGATTACAGGCCCGACTGGAACGCATGGCTCTCACGGGAAGAGGCGGTATGCCTGGAGACATGGCCAGAAGACTGCAATGAAGCGCAGCAGATTCTTTGCCGAGCAGTCGATGCTCTGGCAGCCATTCAGGTCTCCACCATAGGCTCAGCAAACACTCTTTTCAGGGCCGGAGCGTCGGATCAGAGACCGATGACGCTTGCCGCCGGGGCCGAGTCGTTCTTCTGCTATTTGGAAGAGGCCATGGGCCACCAAACATCCAGAAAAGTCCCGCGCATCTCTTCCGCGCGCCTGGGCGAGTTGCGCCGTCTTGTCGAGGACAGTTGCGCAAGGCTGGACGCACTCAACTTTCCGGTCACGGTTGTTCATGGCGACATGAATCTTGGGAATCTCCTCATTGGCCCTGAGCACTGCCAGATCACAGATTGGGCCGAGGCGTATGTTGGCTTCCCGCTCTGTACCTTGGAGCATCTGTTGCTCTTGCATCCGTATTCCGATCCTGTCCGCCAGCGCAATGAGCATCATGCTTTGAAGGAGCGCTACAGGTGTCTTCTGCTGGCAGGCTACGACGCTGTCCAGATCGATGAAGCATTTGTTCTTGCTCCTCTGATCGCCGCTTTTAGCGCTCTCTACGGTCGCGGCACCTGGCTGACGTCGCCCGCGCGCGATGATCCGAAGCGGCAATCCTATGCCCGCATGCTGGCACGCCATATGGATCGAGCAGCTCGGAAACCTGCTTTTCTTGGGACGCGTTGCCGGCACTCTACGCATGCCGGCATGGCTTCTGTATCGGCGTAG
- a CDS encoding alpha/beta hydrolase family protein, with product MHLARYGAAIALAWLALPCAHAVKRRFTVRDDIAMVRFTHPRASPEDPGTAIAEPSPDGKSIVIVVTQGRLSDDLIESRLLIFQVSAIRNAAMHPQLSMPKPKVLATVQGMPPPFAVHAHDGVIKDVRWAADSSTIYFLTANRQGNYRLCAVRREGGRVDHLTPSTMSVDRFTLSGDRITLLASGQRPASSAAGQALNADARDITGTRLIEDLFPDSRYNRAIRVFRLYTIRLDANKPSIHSVPNYALEQIPFLARAYPFAASSQAGELIKLEPAKSVPKSWSRYAPATGYPQLRLRQGSTTGQFQAANIMRPLEYTAINLANGKQTPLLPAPNARSLGYLRDANRAVWSSDAKRILLTNTFLPVDRYSDTTSGDVYPCGVASMDMPDDRVRCLFFENRSLNPKVFHVQDVAFEKSAAKVAVLLHNGLNQQIVQHYTLRQSHWLLISTDLVQSPVTSLREWQRQDSDGGLRWRMFIHQSLNDPPQLWVRAPNGSSQKVWDPNPQFRQMRFGHASSYSWRDPHGHQWSGILIEPVGFIRGKRYPLVLQMYDYVDHQFITDGLYPTAFAARELASAGFVVLQFRKQRDTGSERDPQIALEGYQSAVAQLNAAGMIDPGRVGVVGFSLTCWYAAYALVHDPTLFHAATIADGLDNSYMQFMMFTPGEYFLRRQMLGVRGVAPFGVGLAHWVKTSAAFHFDRIQAPVRIEAIGPSSVLQEWDLYASLRLLKKPVDLIYFPHGTHIHKHPLARLESQQGNVDWMYFWLKGEELPDQSSVVSYPEWESMRRSYDRLNNSTKPASQ from the coding sequence ATGCACCTTGCCCGCTACGGGGCAGCCATCGCGTTAGCGTGGCTCGCCCTCCCTTGCGCCCATGCGGTGAAGAGACGCTTCACCGTGAGAGATGATATCGCCATGGTGAGGTTCACCCATCCGCGAGCCAGCCCCGAAGATCCCGGAACCGCGATCGCCGAGCCGTCGCCCGATGGCAAAAGCATCGTGATCGTCGTCACTCAAGGGCGTCTGAGCGATGACCTCATCGAATCCAGGCTGCTCATCTTCCAAGTGAGTGCGATCAGGAATGCTGCTATGCACCCGCAGCTTTCGATGCCAAAGCCAAAAGTGCTGGCGACTGTTCAGGGGATGCCGCCACCATTTGCTGTTCATGCCCACGATGGAGTCATAAAGGACGTTCGCTGGGCTGCGGATAGCTCCACGATCTACTTTCTCACCGCAAATCGTCAGGGCAATTATCGCCTCTGCGCGGTGCGGCGAGAGGGGGGCAGAGTAGACCATCTGACCCCCAGCACGATGAGTGTGGATCGCTTTACGCTTTCAGGGGACAGAATCACTCTGCTTGCATCCGGGCAGCGGCCTGCTTCTTCCGCGGCAGGGCAGGCATTGAATGCCGACGCGCGGGATATCACGGGAACTCGCCTGATCGAGGATCTCTTTCCCGATAGCCGGTATAACCGCGCCATTAGGGTATTTAGGCTCTACACCATTAGACTCGATGCCAACAAACCATCGATACACTCGGTCCCAAACTACGCTTTGGAACAGATCCCATTTCTGGCTAGAGCCTATCCATTCGCGGCTTCCTCTCAGGCCGGTGAGCTTATCAAGCTGGAGCCGGCAAAATCAGTGCCGAAATCATGGTCTCGTTATGCGCCCGCTACCGGGTATCCGCAACTACGCTTACGGCAGGGGTCAACCACGGGTCAATTTCAGGCTGCAAATATTATGCGGCCGTTGGAGTACACCGCCATCAATCTAGCCAACGGCAAACAGACTCCGTTGCTTCCGGCTCCCAATGCTCGAAGCCTCGGGTATCTCAGAGATGCGAATAGAGCGGTCTGGTCGTCAGATGCCAAGCGGATACTACTCACTAATACGTTTCTGCCCGTTGATCGATACAGTGACACAACATCAGGAGATGTCTACCCTTGTGGCGTAGCCAGCATGGACATGCCCGACGATAGAGTTCGCTGCCTCTTTTTTGAGAATCGTTCTCTGAACCCCAAAGTGTTTCACGTGCAGGATGTTGCATTTGAGAAGAGCGCAGCGAAGGTCGCAGTTCTTCTTCACAACGGGCTCAACCAGCAGATTGTTCAGCACTACACTCTTCGCCAAAGTCATTGGTTGCTTATTTCGACCGATCTGGTTCAAAGCCCCGTGACTTCTCTGCGTGAGTGGCAGCGTCAGGATTCTGATGGCGGCTTGCGTTGGCGGATGTTTATCCATCAATCGCTCAATGACCCGCCTCAGCTATGGGTGCGTGCGCCGAATGGAAGTTCACAGAAAGTATGGGACCCAAATCCGCAGTTCCGGCAGATGCGGTTTGGCCATGCGTCCTCCTATAGCTGGCGGGACCCACACGGTCATCAATGGTCTGGCATTCTTATCGAGCCCGTGGGATTCATCCGCGGGAAGCGCTATCCGCTCGTTCTGCAGATGTACGACTATGTGGACCATCAATTCATTACCGACGGCCTTTATCCAACGGCGTTCGCGGCCCGCGAACTTGCCAGTGCGGGATTCGTGGTTCTGCAATTTCGGAAGCAGCGGGACACTGGTTCAGAACGAGACCCTCAAATTGCCCTGGAAGGTTATCAGAGCGCCGTGGCCCAACTGAATGCGGCAGGCATGATTGATCCAGGTCGCGTCGGGGTGGTCGGGTTTAGTCTTACCTGTTGGTATGCGGCCTACGCTCTTGTCCATGATCCAACGTTGTTCCACGCGGCTACCATTGCAGATGGACTCGACAACAGCTACATGCAATTCATGATGTTTACGCCGGGCGAGTATTTTCTGCGGCGTCAGATGCTGGGTGTTCGCGGCGTTGCACCCTTCGGAGTCGGGCTTGCTCATTGGGTGAAAACGTCCGCCGCTTTTCACTTTGACCGGATTCAGGCGCCAGTGAGAATCGAGGCGATTGGTCCATCCTCCGTGCTCCAGGAATGGGACCTGTATGCCTCATTACGACTGCTAAAGAAGCCCGTTGACCTGATCTATTTCCCTCACGGAACGCACATTCATAAACATCCCCTCGCCAGATTGGAGTCACAGCAAGGCAATGTGGATTGGATGTACTTTTGGCTCAAGGGAGAGGAGCTTCCCGATCAGAGTTCAGTGGTGTCATATCCAGAATGGGAGTCGATGCGGCGCTCCTATGATCGGTTAAACAACTCAACAAAACCGGCGTCGCAATGA
- a CDS encoding helix-turn-helix domain-containing protein → MRKQFGKKLRSIRKRRSMTQEEFAELLDISVDFLSLVERGLNAPSFESIEAFSISLNIPVRDFFDFAPETPPRE, encoded by the coding sequence TTGAGGAAGCAATTCGGCAAGAAATTGCGTTCAATCCGCAAGCGCCGCAGCATGACTCAAGAAGAATTTGCAGAGCTTCTCGATATCTCCGTCGACTTCCTGAGCCTTGTCGAAAGGGGCCTTAACGCACCCTCATTTGAGTCGATCGAGGCATTCTCGATCTCTCTCAATATTCCTGTACGCGATTTTTTCGATTTCGCCCCGGAAACCCCGCCAAGAGAATAG
- a CDS encoding asparagine synthetase B family protein — MSILFGIHAADGSPASEAMLHDWAISTARYATGPGTSYVKTGLGMAWQPYGSHPRFSLESGPVRDEFQNVLTFDGRLDNSRELAEDLGLHVASTSDSQIALTAFAHWGPSSFRRFTGDWAVAVWSECTNTIYLARDHAGTRTLYYRAKANELRWATYLDTFFSSTESPTLSEPYIAAYLAGQQIGELTPYQGIFAVPPGCSLAIRSGAIRVERHWSPLGESELAYSSEEEYDEHFLMLFRQAIERRTEDAPHVLAELSGGMDSTAIVCMSDHCQRKVDASAPLLDTVSYFDDEEPSLDERRYFSHTETYRGKVGVHLDMSFSQKTFLPHDATRGRYLLPGADSLSIRREEQFHERVWRSDFRAILSGIGGDELLGGVPDRYPELASYLVEGAWASLLKQSLAWSLVNRDPIVETLLRTVGRTARLYCQNPRAATPPPWLAHRTSGLRANSVRTPFRCQDLVQYTPRQLENARTWTAVMGTLPHSYPRILARPEYRYPYLDKDLVNFLLRVPASQLLRPGRRRFMMRRALVGIVPDEILERKRKAFQVTGPLRVLQRRQSEIESLFRDCRLAQQGFIEMDPFAAELKRCCNGQPSDWQAILRTIALEIWSRSGESIKTEEISEPNLAR; from the coding sequence ATGAGCATTCTGTTCGGCATACACGCGGCAGACGGCTCGCCAGCTTCAGAGGCGATGCTGCACGACTGGGCCATCTCCACGGCCCGGTATGCCACCGGCCCGGGCACTAGTTATGTGAAGACCGGACTCGGCATGGCTTGGCAGCCATATGGCAGTCATCCGCGTTTCTCTCTTGAGTCTGGTCCTGTCCGGGATGAGTTTCAAAACGTGCTGACGTTCGATGGACGGTTGGACAACTCCCGCGAATTGGCGGAGGACCTTGGCCTGCACGTGGCAAGCACATCCGACTCGCAAATTGCACTGACTGCTTTCGCCCATTGGGGCCCGTCCTCTTTCCGAAGATTCACCGGAGACTGGGCAGTGGCGGTGTGGTCAGAGTGCACCAATACCATCTATCTGGCCCGTGATCACGCGGGGACGCGTACTCTCTACTACCGGGCGAAGGCGAATGAACTCCGTTGGGCCACGTATCTCGATACGTTCTTCTCTTCAACAGAGAGTCCCACGCTTTCCGAGCCATACATTGCCGCTTATCTCGCCGGTCAACAGATTGGGGAGTTGACACCCTACCAGGGAATCTTTGCTGTCCCACCCGGGTGCAGTCTGGCCATACGTAGCGGTGCGATCCGAGTCGAACGTCACTGGTCGCCGCTCGGCGAGAGTGAGTTGGCATACTCCTCCGAAGAAGAATATGACGAGCATTTCCTGATGCTCTTTCGCCAGGCCATCGAGCGGCGCACTGAGGATGCTCCTCATGTTCTGGCGGAACTCAGTGGCGGCATGGATTCAACCGCCATCGTCTGCATGTCAGATCATTGCCAACGAAAGGTGGACGCCAGCGCTCCGTTGCTCGATACGGTGTCGTACTTCGACGATGAAGAACCTTCGCTTGATGAGCGCCGCTACTTTTCGCATACGGAGACATATCGAGGCAAGGTAGGCGTCCACCTCGACATGAGCTTCTCACAAAAAACCTTTCTGCCTCATGATGCCACCCGGGGAAGATACCTCTTGCCAGGAGCCGACAGCCTATCGATCCGCCGCGAAGAGCAGTTCCATGAGCGTGTCTGGAGAAGCGATTTTCGGGCAATCCTCTCCGGCATAGGTGGTGACGAGTTGCTGGGCGGGGTTCCGGATCGCTATCCGGAATTGGCCAGCTATCTGGTTGAAGGCGCATGGGCATCACTCCTAAAGCAGAGCCTGGCCTGGTCACTCGTCAACCGTGATCCCATCGTCGAAACGTTGCTGCGAACAGTTGGCCGGACTGCGCGACTCTACTGCCAGAATCCGCGCGCGGCCACACCGCCTCCGTGGCTCGCACACCGCACCTCTGGTCTAAGGGCGAACTCGGTAAGAACTCCATTCCGCTGCCAGGACCTGGTCCAGTACACCCCGCGCCAACTCGAAAACGCACGCACCTGGACTGCGGTCATGGGAACACTGCCTCACAGCTATCCCCGCATCCTGGCACGGCCGGAGTACCGCTACCCCTATCTCGACAAGGACCTCGTCAACTTCCTGCTGCGTGTGCCTGCCAGTCAATTGCTCCGGCCAGGCCGCCGCCGGTTCATGATGCGTCGCGCACTTGTTGGCATCGTGCCAGACGAAATCCTCGAACGCAAGCGCAAAGCCTTTCAAGTAACTGGTCCACTTCGAGTGCTGCAGCGGCGGCAAAGCGAGATCGAATCTCTCTTCCGTGATTGCCGTCTGGCTCAGCAAGGTTTCATCGAAATGGACCCTTTCGCCGCCGAGTTGAAGCGGTGCTGCAATGGGCAGCCATCAGACTGGCAAGCGATCCTTCGGACGATTGCACTGGAGATCTGGTCGCGATCTGGAGAATCGATCAAGACCGAAGAGATTTCTGAACCAAATTTGGCCAGGTAA
- a CDS encoding helix-turn-helix domain-containing protein → MQQKPADIEVDQPDFGIRIKSLRRDNDLSQQELAELIGRSVDLVNLIERGKSFVSRPTLQRLKDVFGITEMSLFDFSGNKAFIESGGLKWRASRKHSPLIVRHKKVQVRVTRKTAK, encoded by the coding sequence GTGCAGCAGAAACCCGCAGATATCGAGGTTGACCAGCCGGATTTCGGTATCCGGATTAAAAGTCTGCGCAGAGACAACGATCTGAGCCAGCAAGAATTGGCGGAACTGATCGGCCGATCAGTGGATCTCGTCAACCTGATAGAGCGGGGGAAGAGTTTCGTCAGCCGCCCTACCTTGCAGCGTCTCAAAGACGTATTCGGGATCACCGAAATGTCCTTGTTCGATTTCAGCGGGAACAAGGCATTCATAGAGAGCGGCGGGCTGAAATGGCGAGCTTCCCGGAAGCACTCACCCCTGATCGTCCGGCACAAAAAGGTTCAAGTTCGTGTTACCAGAAAAACCGCCAAATAA
- a CDS encoding RNA polymerase sigma factor produces MTSDAVSYFPKAIAPEADETSGPEKVAVKRAAQGISPLNEISDEKLLKRVGKGDRDALSVLFRRHARAVFSVACRILRDESEAEDLVQELFLFVFQKASVYDPAKSSGASWIIQMAYHRAIDRKRYLGVRHHYTSQEIEEERLPALKGKPSIDGVAARTLLEKFRGELSAEQRQTLEMHLFEGYSFHEIAERTGQSFTGVRHHYYRGLERLRQHVFAKR; encoded by the coding sequence ATGACCTCCGACGCCGTCTCTTACTTCCCGAAGGCGATAGCGCCAGAGGCCGATGAGACCTCCGGCCCGGAAAAAGTAGCTGTCAAAAGGGCGGCCCAAGGGATTTCGCCGCTCAACGAAATCTCAGACGAGAAGCTGCTGAAGCGAGTCGGCAAAGGGGACAGGGACGCCCTGTCCGTGCTCTTCCGGCGGCATGCGCGGGCGGTGTTCAGCGTGGCTTGCCGTATCCTCCGCGATGAGAGCGAAGCGGAGGATCTGGTTCAGGAATTGTTCTTATTCGTCTTCCAGAAGGCCAGCGTCTACGATCCGGCGAAGAGTTCCGGGGCTTCGTGGATCATCCAGATGGCCTATCATCGCGCCATCGACCGCAAGCGCTACCTGGGCGTCCGGCATCACTACACCTCGCAGGAGATCGAGGAGGAGAGATTGCCTGCCCTGAAGGGGAAGCCCTCCATCGATGGCGTCGCGGCGCGAACCCTGCTGGAGAAGTTTCGTGGGGAGCTTTCTGCCGAGCAGAGACAGACGCTCGAAATGCATTTGTTTGAAGGGTATAGCTTTCACGAGATTGCCGAGCGTACGGGCCAGAGCTTTACCGGCGTAAGGCATCATTATTACCGGGGCCTCGAACGGCTGCGTCAGCATGTCTTTGCCAAAAGATGA
- a CDS encoding lasso peptide biosynthesis B2 protein — MAIRLMEAWALLLYFDCLMRFGNFEKLYAAVRSCPRRQSSHADLDALCRAMDLACVFYFKRVLCLQRSAATAVMFRRQGYAADLVIGVQLLPFYSHAWVECNGRVVNDRPYVRDKFQVLERC, encoded by the coding sequence ATGGCGATTCGATTGATGGAAGCATGGGCTCTGCTGCTCTACTTCGACTGCCTGATGCGGTTTGGCAACTTCGAAAAGCTCTATGCCGCCGTTCGCAGTTGTCCTCGCAGACAAAGCAGCCACGCAGATCTCGATGCACTGTGTCGTGCGATGGATCTGGCATGCGTCTTCTACTTCAAACGCGTGCTCTGTCTGCAACGTTCAGCGGCCACAGCCGTGATGTTCCGTCGCCAGGGATACGCAGCCGACTTGGTCATCGGCGTTCAGCTTCTGCCCTTTTATTCGCACGCGTGGGTCGAATGCAATGGGCGAGTCGTTAACGACAGGCCATATGTCCGAGACAAGTTTCAAGTTCTGGAGCGGTGTTAA
- a CDS encoding TonB-dependent receptor, translating into MKHWLCLLLCGLFFLPLLAAAQSTNATISGGVTDPMGRFIANAQIQVANDETGAVYSTKTNNAGIYLIPVLPPGHYHVQVSKPGFETIIKPDVVLYVQGALSLNFTLPVGAASESVTVNASSSLLNTTSPAVSTVITRKFVKNIPLNGRSFQDLISLTPGVINQSPQYYQTEVVGGGGDFSVNGSRTQSNYYTVDGVTANISSGNGGGVGNAATGGALGATTALGTTQTLVPVDALEEFRVQSSTYSAEYGHSPGGQFSLVTRAGTNRPHGSVFEYLRNNYFDANDWFNDHYGAPTPALRQNDFGGSFGGPVWIPRLYNGVDRSFFFVAYEGLRLTQPTAATIQYVPDSYMREQAVAAMQPILNAYPVPNGIDYGTASDPSLAQFIASYSLPSSIDSTSVRIDHIFGPKLVVFFRLGVTPSSTESRPYFSKLTTAINAQTYTFGASSQLSDHLSNEFRLGYARSNSSITGEIDAFGGATPVNLAAAMGAGSYPQAEPAISINFPGIGAPFMAIEDTKNLGRQWNLVDTASLLRGHHTLKFGIDYRYIKSPIDPPQVEPYAVFDSTHAVLAGKPDLPIVSSFLQATPIFHELALFAQDEWRVLPRLTLSYGLRWAVDPPPTEQHGNDAFTLRGNIDDPASLTLAPRGTPLWQTSWYNFAPRFGAAWVARNRTGWETVLRGGGGVFFDSANEIAAVGFSGFGFHAESIPAGARLPYTPAQLNVPVKTTAPYTSGIITAFPEHLQLPYTLEWNVSLQQELGVNQALTLAYVASAGRRLMGLQYRNIEPLNPNFGTIQYLASNVTSNYQSLQAQFQRSVSKGLQALVSYTWSHAIDVGSQSTELALQRGNADYDVRQNLQAGLTWDIPEVHRSHWARQLTGGWGLDARLISHTPFPITLGGATSTDPATGAQYNGGLNLVPNVPVYVYGSKYPGGKALNPAAFRLPKGNATGDAPRNFARGFGMTQLNLAIRRDFPIHDHLSLNFRAETFNVFNHPNFGYVDPNYTDATFGQATQMLNASLGTMASQYQQGGPRSMQFALRLSF; encoded by the coding sequence ATGAAACACTGGCTTTGCCTGCTTCTTTGCGGATTGTTCTTCCTACCCCTACTAGCTGCTGCCCAATCGACGAACGCCACGATCAGCGGGGGAGTGACCGACCCCATGGGGCGATTCATCGCCAACGCGCAGATTCAGGTCGCCAACGATGAGACTGGCGCGGTCTATTCCACCAAAACCAATAACGCCGGGATCTATCTCATCCCCGTTCTCCCACCAGGCCACTATCACGTGCAGGTCTCAAAGCCGGGCTTCGAAACCATCATCAAGCCGGATGTCGTTCTTTACGTTCAGGGCGCGCTGTCGCTTAATTTCACTCTGCCTGTGGGAGCGGCGTCAGAGAGCGTTACGGTCAACGCATCGTCGTCGCTGTTGAACACCACCAGCCCTGCGGTGAGCACGGTCATCACGCGAAAGTTCGTGAAGAATATCCCACTGAACGGCAGAAGCTTTCAGGACCTCATATCGCTGACGCCGGGCGTGATCAATCAAAGTCCGCAGTATTACCAAACGGAAGTTGTGGGCGGGGGTGGGGACTTCAGCGTCAACGGGTCACGTACACAGTCGAACTATTACACGGTCGATGGTGTGACCGCGAACATCTCGTCTGGAAATGGCGGCGGGGTAGGGAATGCGGCCACAGGCGGCGCGCTGGGCGCGACTACGGCGTTGGGTACGACTCAGACGCTGGTGCCGGTGGATGCGCTGGAAGAGTTCCGCGTTCAGAGCTCCACCTATTCCGCGGAATATGGGCACTCACCGGGAGGCCAGTTCTCGCTCGTCACTCGCGCCGGCACCAACCGGCCACACGGCAGCGTCTTCGAATACCTGCGGAACAATTATTTCGACGCGAACGACTGGTTCAATGACCACTATGGAGCGCCCACGCCGGCCTTGCGACAGAACGATTTCGGCGGCTCGTTTGGGGGCCCGGTGTGGATTCCGAGACTCTACAACGGGGTGGACCGCAGCTTCTTCTTCGTCGCCTATGAAGGGCTTCGCCTGACCCAGCCGACCGCAGCCACCATCCAGTACGTTCCCGATAGTTACATGCGGGAGCAGGCAGTTGCTGCGATGCAACCGATTCTGAATGCCTATCCCGTGCCGAACGGCATCGACTACGGAACGGCCAGCGATCCGAGTCTTGCACAGTTCATCGCATCCTACTCGCTTCCCAGTTCCATCGATTCGACCAGCGTCCGTATCGACCACATATTCGGCCCCAAGCTGGTCGTCTTCTTCCGGCTGGGAGTCACGCCAAGTTCGACCGAATCCCGCCCATACTTTTCCAAATTAACGACAGCGATCAACGCTCAGACCTACACGTTTGGCGCGAGCAGCCAGCTCTCCGATCACCTCAGCAACGAATTCCGTTTGGGCTATGCACGCTCCAACTCCTCGATAACGGGAGAGATCGACGCGTTCGGTGGAGCGACTCCGGTCAATCTGGCGGCTGCGATGGGAGCGGGTTCCTATCCGCAGGCGGAGCCGGCCATCTCAATCAATTTCCCCGGTATTGGGGCTCCGTTCATGGCCATTGAAGACACGAAGAATCTCGGACGTCAGTGGAATCTTGTCGATACAGCCTCGCTGCTCAGGGGGCATCATACGCTCAAGTTTGGGATCGACTATCGGTACATTAAGTCGCCAATCGATCCACCGCAGGTAGAGCCCTACGCGGTTTTCGATAGCACTCATGCGGTTCTGGCGGGGAAGCCGGACTTACCCATCGTTTCCAGTTTTCTACAAGCGACGCCTATTTTTCACGAGCTTGCTCTCTTCGCGCAGGATGAGTGGCGCGTGCTTCCTCGCCTTACTCTTTCCTACGGTTTGCGCTGGGCAGTTGATCCTCCTCCCACAGAGCAGCATGGAAATGATGCATTCACTCTGCGAGGCAACATCGACGATCCGGCCTCACTGACACTGGCGCCTCGCGGAACGCCGCTGTGGCAGACGAGTTGGTACAACTTTGCACCGCGCTTCGGCGCGGCATGGGTGGCGCGCAACCGGACTGGATGGGAAACAGTTCTTCGCGGGGGCGGCGGTGTCTTCTTCGATTCAGCGAACGAAATTGCCGCAGTCGGATTCAGCGGCTTCGGATTTCATGCCGAGTCTATTCCTGCCGGTGCAAGGCTGCCGTATACCCCTGCTCAACTCAATGTTCCGGTCAAAACGACCGCCCCTTACACGAGCGGAATCATTACTGCGTTTCCGGAGCATCTCCAGTTGCCGTATACGCTCGAATGGAATGTGAGCCTGCAACAAGAGCTAGGCGTCAACCAAGCCCTGACCTTGGCTTACGTCGCCTCCGCCGGTCGCAGATTGATGGGGTTGCAATACCGCAATATCGAACCGCTGAATCCGAACTTCGGCACAATTCAATATCTCGCGAGCAACGTCACGTCGAACTACCAATCGCTCCAGGCTCAGTTCCAGCGGTCTGTATCCAAAGGGCTGCAAGCGCTGGTCTCTTATACCTGGTCTCATGCCATCGATGTTGGCTCTCAATCGACGGAGCTGGCACTTCAGCGAGGCAATGCCGACTATGACGTGCGTCAGAACTTGCAAGCCGGGTTGACCTGGGATATTCCGGAAGTCCACCGCAGCCATTGGGCGCGTCAACTCACGGGTGGGTGGGGACTCGATGCGCGGCTGATCTCACACACTCCGTTTCCAATTACGCTCGGAGGAGCCACGAGCACAGATCCGGCAACGGGAGCGCAGTATAACGGCGGTCTGAATCTGGTTCCGAATGTGCCGGTGTATGTATACGGATCCAAATACCCTGGCGGGAAAGCGCTCAATCCCGCCGCGTTCCGTTTGCCTAAAGGCAATGCGACAGGAGATGCACCACGTAACTTCGCTCGGGGTTTCGGAATGACGCAGCTGAACCTTGCGATCCGACGGGATTTCCCGATTCATGACCATCTGTCGCTGAATTTTCGAGCGGAGACCTTCAACGTCTTCAATCATCCGAACTTTGGTTACGTCGATCCCAACTACACCGATGCGACCTTCGGTCAGGCCACGCAAATGCTCAATGCCAGCTTGGGCACGATGGCCTCTCAGTACCAGCAGGGCGGCCCGCGCTCAATGCAATTCGCGCTCAGGTTGAGTTTCTGA
- a CDS encoding PqqD family protein, whose amino-acid sequence MTKLRSVVTQDGAAILDSQQGIISTLNATGVFIWQALERGESPEEVVSALARETNTTPETIEPDVLAFIRDLKERRLHP is encoded by the coding sequence ATGACCAAGCTTCGGTCAGTCGTTACTCAGGACGGCGCAGCGATCCTCGATTCACAGCAAGGAATCATCTCGACGCTCAACGCTACCGGCGTCTTCATATGGCAGGCACTGGAGCGAGGAGAGAGTCCCGAAGAGGTTGTGAGTGCTCTCGCCCGTGAAACCAATACGACCCCTGAAACCATCGAGCCAGACGTACTTGCATTCATTCGCGACCTGAAAGAACGCAGGCTGCACCCGTAA